In a genomic window of Flavobacterium lipolyticum:
- the tsf gene encoding translation elongation factor Ts: MATITAADVNKLRQSTGAGMMDCKKALVEAEGDFDKAIQILREKGQKVAANRSDRESSEGAAVSFINADNTKGAIITLNCETDFVGKNEAFVTLAKDLVEKAINFSSKEEFLASDFNGITVAEKLIEQTGVIGEKIEIGGFEILEGAFVGSYVHVNKIAALTAISTAIPNADVLTKDVSMQVASMGADTLSYKDFDPAFVESELAARIAVIEKDNEEAKRLGKTLKNVPKYISFSQLTEEVLKQAEEDAKAELKAEGKPEQIWDKIIPGKVQRFISDNTTLDQEKALLDQNFIKDDSKKVGDYVKGFNVEITGFKRVTLG; encoded by the coding sequence ATGGCAACAATTACTGCTGCAGACGTAAATAAATTAAGACAATCTACAGGTGCCGGAATGATGGACTGTAAAAAAGCTTTAGTTGAAGCTGAAGGAGATTTCGATAAAGCTATACAAATCCTTAGAGAAAAAGGACAAAAAGTTGCTGCTAACCGTTCTGACCGTGAGTCTTCTGAAGGAGCTGCTGTTTCTTTTATTAATGCAGACAACACTAAAGGAGCTATCATCACTTTAAACTGTGAAACTGACTTCGTAGGTAAAAATGAAGCTTTCGTAACTTTAGCTAAAGATTTAGTTGAAAAAGCGATCAACTTCTCTTCTAAAGAAGAATTTTTAGCTTCAGATTTCAATGGAATTACTGTTGCTGAAAAATTAATCGAGCAAACTGGTGTTATCGGTGAGAAAATCGAAATCGGTGGTTTTGAAATTTTAGAAGGTGCTTTCGTTGGATCTTATGTTCACGTTAACAAAATTGCTGCATTAACTGCAATTTCTACTGCAATTCCTAACGCTGACGTTTTAACTAAAGATGTTTCTATGCAAGTTGCTTCTATGGGAGCTGATACATTATCTTACAAAGATTTTGATCCTGCTTTCGTTGAATCTGAACTTGCTGCTCGTATTGCTGTAATCGAAAAAGATAATGAAGAAGCAAAACGTTTAGGAAAAACTTTAAAAAATGTTCCTAAATACATCTCTTTCTCTCAATTAACTGAAGAAGTTTTAAAACAAGCTGAAGAAGATGCTAAAGCTGAATTAAAAGCTGAAGGTAAACCAGAGCAAATTTGGGACAAAATTATCCCTGGAAAAGTTCAACGTTTCATTTCTGACAACACTACTTTAGATCAAGAAAAAGCATTACTAGATCAAAACTTCATCAAAGATGACAGTAAAAAAGTTGGTGATTACGTTAAAGGATTCAACGTTGAGATCACAGGTTTCAAAAGAGTTACTTTAGGTTAA
- the rpsB gene encoding 30S ribosomal protein S2, producing MANKIEVKELLEAGVHFGHMTRKWDPNMAPYIYMERNGIHIINLYKTAAKIEEANEALKKIAASGRKILFVATKKQAKDIVADKAKAANMPYITERWPGGMLTNFVTIRKAVKKMSSIDKMKKDGTFMTLSKKERLQVDRLRAKLEKNLGSIADMSRLPAALFVVDIKAEHIAIKEAQKLNIPVFAMVDTNSDPREVDYVIPANDDASKSIDKILSLVTTAVIEGLSDRGSEKEVEVAEEAAPAAEAEAAPATEE from the coding sequence ATGGCAAACAAAATAGAAGTAAAAGAATTACTAGAAGCAGGTGTTCACTTCGGACACATGACTAGAAAATGGGATCCAAACATGGCTCCTTACATTTATATGGAGCGTAATGGTATTCACATTATCAATCTATATAAAACTGCAGCTAAAATTGAAGAAGCTAATGAAGCTTTGAAAAAAATCGCTGCATCAGGTAGAAAAATCTTATTCGTAGCTACCAAAAAACAAGCAAAAGACATCGTTGCTGATAAAGCAAAAGCTGCAAACATGCCTTACATCACTGAAAGATGGCCAGGTGGAATGCTAACGAACTTCGTAACTATCAGAAAGGCAGTTAAAAAAATGTCTTCTATCGATAAAATGAAGAAAGATGGTACTTTCATGACGTTATCTAAAAAAGAGCGTTTGCAAGTTGATCGTTTACGTGCTAAATTAGAGAAAAACTTAGGTTCAATCGCTGATATGTCTAGACTACCTGCAGCATTGTTCGTAGTAGATATCAAAGCTGAACATATCGCAATAAAAGAAGCACAAAAATTAAACATTCCAGTTTTCGCAATGGTTGATACGAATTCTGACCCAAGAGAGGTTGATTACGTAATTCCAGCAAATGATGATGCTTCTAAATCAATTGACAAAATTTTATCTTTAGTGACTACTGCAGTAATCGAAGGTCTTTCTGACAGAGGTTCTGAAAAAGAAGTTGAAGTAGCTGAAGAAGCTGCTCCTGCTGCTGAGGCTGAGGCTGCTCCTGCAACTGAAGAATAA
- the rpsI gene encoding 30S ribosomal protein S9 produces the protein MGVIHKIGRRKTAVARVYVSEGTGKITVNKKEFATYFPTATLQYKVLQPLSMTENASNFDVKVNVYGGGSTGQAEAVRMALARVMCEVNIENRAILKPEGLLTRDPRMVERKKFGQKKARKRFQFSKR, from the coding sequence ATGGGAGTTATTCACAAAATCGGTAGAAGAAAAACCGCTGTTGCACGTGTATATGTTTCTGAAGGAACAGGAAAAATCACTGTAAACAAAAAAGAATTCGCAACTTACTTTCCAACTGCAACTTTACAATACAAAGTTTTACAACCATTATCTATGACAGAAAATGCTAGTAACTTTGATGTAAAAGTAAACGTTTACGGAGGTGGTTCAACTGGTCAGGCAGAAGCTGTAAGAATGGCATTAGCACGTGTAATGTGTGAAGTAAACATCGAAAACAGAGCTATCTTGAAACCAGAAGGTTTATTAACAAGAGATCCAAGAATGGTTGAACGTAAGAAATTCGGTCAGAAGAAAGCTCGTAAGAGATTCCAATTCTCTAAACGTTAA
- the rplM gene encoding 50S ribosomal protein L13: MDALSYKTVSANKATVTKEWIVVDAEGHNLGRLASKVAMILRGKYKPSYTPHVDCGDNVIVINSEKINLTGTKMNDKIYMRHTGYPGGQRTLTAKVLQSKNPALLVEKAVKGMLPKNKLGAELFRNLNVVVGAEHTHGAQKPRTVNLNDLK, from the coding sequence ATGGACGCATTAAGCTACAAAACGGTTTCAGCTAACAAAGCCACTGTAACTAAAGAGTGGATTGTTGTTGACGCTGAAGGTCATAACTTAGGACGTCTTGCTTCAAAGGTTGCAATGATCTTAAGAGGTAAGTACAAACCAAGTTACACACCGCACGTTGACTGTGGAGATAACGTAATTGTTATCAACTCAGAAAAAATTAACCTTACAGGTACAAAAATGAATGACAAAATTTACATGCGTCATACAGGTTACCCAGGAGGACAAAGAACTTTAACTGCTAAAGTATTGCAATCTAAAAATCCTGCATTATTAGTAGAAAAAGCTGTAAAAGGAATGTTACCTAAAAACAAATTAGGAGCTGAACTTTTTAGAAATCTAAATGTTGTTGTAGGTGCTGAGCATACTCACGGAGCTCAAAAACCTAGAACTGTTAACCTAAACGATCTTAAGTAA
- a CDS encoding ferritin-like domain-containing protein, which yields MNILKFIETFTDDSLMRSTGSRRDSFNQFGSIGKTLAYASIPFGLSAMANKALAKDITATPATPIGALQFALTLEYLENEFYAMALDSGVIPASENGGRDRKVFEQIAAHESDHVKFLIAGLGGPASANFVAKPTFDFTVGGAFDPFHDYPTFLALAQAFEDTGVRAYKGQAANLITTPDLLTAALQIHSVEARHASEVRRLRGLKGWISNSERGAGMPAATQAVYDGEGVTVQARFNTAAAFGASAGSEAYDEPLTTQQVVDIANIFIV from the coding sequence ATGAATATTTTAAAATTTATAGAAACGTTTACTGATGATAGCTTGATGAGAAGCACTGGTTCAAGAAGAGACAGTTTTAATCAGTTTGGAAGTATTGGAAAAACACTGGCTTATGCATCAATCCCTTTCGGATTATCCGCAATGGCCAATAAAGCATTAGCAAAAGACATTACCGCAACTCCTGCAACTCCTATTGGAGCCTTGCAATTTGCCTTAACTTTAGAATATCTGGAAAACGAATTTTATGCTATGGCATTAGATTCCGGAGTAATTCCGGCATCAGAAAATGGAGGAAGAGATCGAAAAGTTTTTGAACAAATAGCTGCGCATGAATCTGACCACGTTAAGTTTTTGATTGCGGGACTGGGCGGACCAGCAAGTGCAAACTTTGTGGCTAAACCAACTTTTGACTTTACCGTTGGAGGAGCTTTTGACCCGTTTCATGACTACCCAACCTTTTTAGCATTAGCACAAGCCTTTGAAGACACGGGCGTTAGAGCCTACAAAGGTCAGGCAGCAAATTTAATCACTACACCTGATTTATTGACTGCCGCATTACAAATTCACTCTGTAGAAGCCCGTCATGCTTCTGAAGTACGACGCTTAAGAGGATTAAAAGGATGGATTTCTAACAGTGAGAGAGGTGCAGGAATGCCCGCCGCAACACAAGCGGTCTATGATGGCGAAGGCGTTACTGTACAGGCAAGATTCAATACCGCAGCTGCTTTTGGAGCTTCTGCAGGATCAGAAGCTTATGATGAACCACTTACCACACAACAGGTCGTTGATATTGCAAATATATTTATTGTTTAG
- a CDS encoding ferritin-like domain-containing protein, with protein MKNEVKIHEVDPSLNNRRSFLKLSGLTLVGAGLLMAGCSDNDNDDDMEDTTLPGIRNGVFDLGSGDFGVLTYAYALEQLEADFYTKVVNSTSFNVTFNPIERQVLTDLYHHEVIHRDFFKAALTGALPDPSSQLLPSLAFNYGSLNFNSRTEVLATAKALEDTGVAAYNGAGKLIKSADYLLLAGKIVSVEARHASAIRSLINPNSKDFAGDDIVNASTGLDVAQDPSKILPIAGGFITTKFTAKYLP; from the coding sequence ATGAAAAACGAAGTTAAAATTCATGAAGTTGACCCTTCATTGAACAACAGAAGGAGCTTTCTAAAGCTCAGCGGCCTTACATTAGTTGGCGCAGGCCTTCTTATGGCCGGGTGTAGCGATAATGACAATGACGATGATATGGAAGACACTACATTGCCCGGAATCAGAAACGGAGTTTTTGATTTAGGGTCCGGTGATTTTGGAGTACTGACCTATGCGTATGCTCTGGAACAGCTGGAAGCCGATTTTTATACTAAAGTCGTAAACTCAACAAGCTTTAATGTCACTTTTAATCCTATCGAACGCCAGGTATTAACAGATTTGTATCATCATGAAGTAATTCATAGGGATTTTTTCAAGGCTGCTTTAACCGGAGCGCTTCCTGACCCAAGTTCGCAACTGCTTCCCTCCTTGGCTTTTAATTATGGCTCTTTAAATTTCAACAGCCGTACTGAGGTTCTTGCCACAGCAAAAGCTCTTGAAGATACCGGAGTTGCTGCTTATAACGGAGCAGGAAAACTAATCAAAAGTGCTGATTATTTACTTTTAGCCGGAAAAATTGTTTCGGTAGAAGCCAGACATGCCTCAGCCATCAGAAGCTTAATCAATCCTAACTCTAAGGATTTTGCCGGAGATGATATTGTAAACGCAAGCACCGGTTTGGATGTTGCTCAGGATCCTTCAAAAATTCTACCAATTGCAGGAGGCTTCATTACCACAAAATTCACAGCCAAATATTTACCTTAA
- a CDS encoding LacI family DNA-binding transcriptional regulator — protein sequence MKAKATLKQIAKELGVSVSTVSKALNDSPEISEQTKVKIKEYAKLKNYKPNVIGLNLKNRKTKTIGVIIPNILNSFFAKVFSGIEKVADKKGYNVITCISNESLEKEVHTLEMLSNGTIDGFILSVSEEAQKLEDYGHFSAIIADGTPIVMFDRIADGVECDKVIVDDFDSALNSTQHLIDLGCKNIALISSVDNLSVGKLRADGYLKALADNNIPVNENIILRTDSEEDMKSKIDGIFEHKIDAIFALDENDSVAALRVSLKKGYKVPEDISIIGFADGILASRRLSPSLTTVSQHGIEIGEVAAKRLIQRLEEPEGETSDYETIVIKTKLKERESTRKA from the coding sequence ATGAAAGCTAAAGCAACTCTAAAGCAAATTGCGAAGGAACTCGGTGTTTCTGTATCTACTGTTTCTAAGGCATTAAATGATAGCCCGGAGATTAGTGAGCAAACAAAGGTGAAGATTAAGGAGTATGCCAAACTCAAAAATTATAAACCGAATGTTATTGGTTTGAATTTAAAGAATCGTAAAACTAAAACAATAGGTGTAATTATACCTAATATACTAAACTCCTTTTTTGCAAAGGTTTTTAGTGGTATTGAAAAAGTAGCCGATAAAAAAGGATATAATGTAATTACTTGTATTTCGAACGAATCTCTGGAAAAAGAAGTTCATACGCTTGAAATGTTAAGCAACGGAACGATTGACGGATTTATATTGTCAGTATCTGAAGAAGCGCAAAAATTAGAAGATTATGGTCATTTTTCGGCGATCATTGCTGATGGAACACCTATTGTGATGTTTGACAGAATAGCTGATGGAGTAGAATGTGACAAAGTAATAGTCGACGATTTTGATTCTGCTTTAAATTCAACACAGCATTTAATTGATTTGGGATGTAAAAATATTGCTCTGATTTCATCCGTAGACAATTTAAGTGTTGGAAAATTAAGAGCCGACGGTTACTTAAAAGCATTAGCAGACAATAATATTCCGGTAAACGAGAATATAATTCTTCGTACCGATTCTGAAGAAGATATGAAGAGTAAAATTGATGGCATTTTTGAACATAAAATAGATGCAATTTTTGCTTTGGATGAAAATGATTCAGTGGCCGCATTACGGGTAAGTCTGAAAAAAGGATATAAGGTTCCTGAAGATATTTCAATTATAGGTTTTGCCGATGGAATTTTAGCTTCAAGACGTTTGTCGCCAAGTTTAACAACAGTAAGTCAGCACGGAATTGAGATTGGAGAGGTCGCTGCCAAAAGACTAATTCAAAGATTAGAAGAGCCGGAAGGAGAAACATCAGACTATGAAACAATCGTTATCAAAACAAAACTGAAAGAACGAGAGTCTACAAGAAAAGCTTAA
- a CDS encoding glycosyl transferase family 90: protein MKVEKEYKFFLYLRGYYNSIFANYKEYLSKKEYLLSKLSDEEISMCYDRKQYYNKDNFSFRDISSEYTIDDLRNIKSPTSYYIDTFEYARYFDKNYPIRFVFGDVDFVPKEHAIVKSRPIGNDNGKGILLNLDRQRHFKFIKNDIAYAQKNDILIGRLSIRKQHRIEFFKKHFNNPNVDIGHVKKNGENAQWFKDRLSYKEHLNYKYILSLEGYDVATNLKWIMSSNSIAVSPKLKFETWFMEGKLRGGEHYIEIADDYSDLDEKLDFYLNNPKEALEIIHNANEYVKKFRNKYMEELVSILVLESLYIS from the coding sequence ATGAAAGTTGAAAAAGAGTACAAGTTTTTTTTATATTTAAGGGGGTATTATAATTCTATTTTTGCAAATTACAAAGAGTATCTCTCTAAAAAAGAATATTTGCTTTCCAAGCTCAGTGATGAAGAGATAAGTATGTGTTATGATCGAAAACAATATTATAATAAAGATAATTTTTCTTTTCGAGATATTAGTTCCGAATATACAATTGATGATCTGCGAAATATTAAAAGTCCAACATCTTATTATATTGACACATTTGAATACGCTAGATATTTTGATAAAAATTACCCAATTCGTTTCGTGTTTGGTGATGTAGATTTCGTCCCCAAAGAACATGCAATAGTTAAAAGTCGGCCTATTGGTAATGACAACGGGAAAGGAATACTCTTAAATTTAGACAGACAGCGCCATTTCAAATTCATCAAAAATGATATAGCGTATGCTCAAAAAAATGATATACTTATTGGAAGATTATCCATTCGTAAACAACACAGAATAGAGTTCTTTAAAAAACATTTTAATAATCCAAATGTTGACATAGGGCATGTGAAAAAAAATGGGGAAAATGCCCAATGGTTTAAAGATAGACTCTCATATAAAGAGCACCTGAATTATAAATATATTTTGAGTTTGGAGGGATACGATGTGGCAACTAATCTTAAATGGATAATGAGTAGCAATTCTATTGCTGTATCTCCAAAACTAAAATTTGAAACATGGTTTATGGAGGGGAAATTACGAGGAGGGGAGCATTATATAGAAATTGCAGATGATTATTCGGATTTAGATGAAAAGTTAGATTTTTATTTAAATAATCCTAAAGAAGCTTTGGAAATAATACATAATGCAAATGAGTATGTTAAAAAATTCAGAAACAAATATATGGAAGAGTTGGTATCTATTTTGGTTTTAGAATCGCTTTATATATCATAA
- the polA gene encoding DNA polymerase I, which produces MSSQKRLFLLDAYALIFRGYYAFIKNPRINSKGMDTSAIMGFMNSLLDVIKREKPDHLAVAFDKGGSALRNEIFPEYKANRDVTPEAIKIAVPYICELLKAMHIPIIEVSGFEADDLIGTIAKQAEKENYKVFMVTPDKDFAQLVSENIFMYKPARMGNGIEIWGVPEVLAKFEIERPEQVIDFLGMMGDAADNIPGLPGVGEVTAKKLLKEFGTMENLLANTDKLKGKMKENIEANKEKGLLSKKLATILLDCPVTFDENDYELTRPDIEKTEAIFQELEFRRMAEQFDNLFKTGGENETTSAPVSDAKLYKKPQPKNEDQFDLFGGGSTEENTEATRTSFYNTLENTPHSYQAIQGDLGIKLLLQNLQNQTSVCFDTETTGLDALHAELVGIAFSYEKGKAFYVPFPESQEEAQVLIEKFRPFFENENIEKIGQNLKYDLKILSNYGVTVKGKLFDTMIAHYLINPDMRHNMDILSETYLKYAPKPIEELIGKKGKNQISMRDVALEDIKEYAAEDADITLQLKEIFTTELDKTETKKLFDEIEIPLVSVLAAMETEGIRLDVEFLKAMSKEMDVEIKSLEQKIYETAGEKFNLASPKQLGDILFDKLKIGGAKQKKTKTGQYATGEEVLTYLANDNPIVKEILDWRQMVKLQSTYILALPEQVDKKTQRVHTDYMQTVAATGRLSSNNPNLQNIPIRTERGRQIRKAFVARDENYTLISADYSQIELRIIAALSGEENMIAAFKNGEDIHRATAAKVFDVPLEEVSREQRSNAKTVNFGIIYGVSAFGLSNQTSLSRSESAALIEAYYKTYPRLKSYISEQIEFAREKGYVQTILGRRRYLKDINSANAVVRSAAERNAVNAPIQGSAADVIKIAMINIHKKLKDENWKSKMLLQVHDELVFDVHNDELEKIQPMIKHEMENAFTMAVPLEVELGMGKDWLAAH; this is translated from the coding sequence TCTAAAGGAATGGATACCTCGGCGATCATGGGATTCATGAATTCGCTTTTGGATGTTATCAAACGTGAAAAACCGGATCATCTGGCTGTAGCTTTTGATAAAGGCGGAAGTGCCTTGCGTAACGAAATATTCCCGGAATACAAAGCCAATCGTGATGTAACACCGGAAGCCATAAAAATTGCGGTTCCTTATATATGTGAATTATTAAAAGCCATGCACATTCCGATTATTGAAGTGTCAGGTTTTGAAGCTGACGATTTAATTGGAACGATTGCCAAACAAGCTGAGAAAGAAAATTATAAAGTTTTTATGGTAACTCCGGATAAGGATTTTGCCCAATTGGTTTCTGAGAATATCTTTATGTACAAACCTGCCCGTATGGGGAATGGGATTGAGATTTGGGGAGTTCCTGAAGTTTTAGCCAAATTCGAAATCGAACGTCCGGAACAGGTCATCGATTTCCTTGGGATGATGGGTGACGCTGCCGATAATATTCCGGGACTTCCGGGAGTTGGTGAGGTAACTGCCAAGAAGCTTCTTAAGGAATTTGGAACAATGGAAAACCTATTAGCGAATACAGACAAGCTGAAAGGAAAAATGAAGGAGAATATTGAGGCTAATAAAGAGAAAGGATTGTTATCTAAAAAACTGGCTACCATCTTATTAGACTGCCCGGTAACTTTTGATGAAAACGATTATGAGTTAACACGTCCTGATATTGAAAAAACCGAAGCTATCTTTCAGGAATTGGAATTCAGACGAATGGCCGAACAATTTGATAATTTGTTTAAAACAGGAGGCGAGAATGAAACAACTTCAGCTCCGGTTTCTGATGCTAAATTGTATAAAAAACCACAGCCTAAAAACGAAGATCAGTTTGACCTTTTTGGAGGAGGCTCTACCGAAGAAAATACAGAAGCAACCCGAACTTCTTTTTACAATACTTTAGAAAACACCCCTCACTCCTATCAGGCAATTCAAGGGGATCTGGGAATAAAATTACTTTTACAGAACCTGCAAAACCAGACTTCTGTTTGTTTTGATACCGAAACTACCGGTTTAGATGCTTTGCACGCCGAACTGGTTGGTATTGCATTCTCTTACGAAAAAGGAAAAGCTTTTTATGTTCCTTTTCCGGAAAGTCAGGAAGAAGCTCAGGTTTTAATTGAAAAATTCAGACCTTTCTTTGAGAATGAAAACATTGAAAAAATAGGTCAGAATTTAAAATACGATTTAAAAATCCTTTCTAATTATGGTGTTACCGTGAAAGGAAAACTTTTTGACACTATGATTGCGCACTACCTGATCAATCCGGATATGCGTCATAACATGGACATTTTATCGGAAACTTACCTGAAATATGCTCCAAAACCAATTGAGGAATTGATTGGCAAAAAAGGAAAAAATCAAATTTCAATGCGCGATGTAGCTCTTGAAGATATCAAGGAATATGCCGCCGAAGATGCTGATATCACTTTACAGCTTAAAGAAATCTTCACTACAGAATTAGACAAAACCGAAACGAAGAAATTATTTGACGAAATTGAGATTCCGCTAGTAAGCGTTTTAGCGGCCATGGAAACGGAAGGAATTCGTCTGGATGTGGAGTTTTTAAAGGCGATGTCAAAAGAAATGGATGTTGAAATCAAATCTCTAGAACAGAAGATATACGAAACTGCCGGAGAGAAATTCAACCTGGCTTCTCCTAAACAGCTGGGCGACATTTTGTTTGACAAACTTAAAATTGGCGGAGCAAAGCAGAAGAAAACCAAAACCGGTCAATATGCAACCGGCGAGGAAGTTTTAACTTATTTGGCCAACGACAATCCAATCGTAAAAGAAATTCTGGATTGGCGTCAAATGGTGAAATTACAGAGTACTTATATTCTGGCTTTACCGGAACAGGTGGACAAAAAGACACAACGTGTTCATACGGATTATATGCAGACTGTTGCCGCAACAGGACGTTTGAGTTCTAACAATCCGAATTTACAGAATATCCCGATTCGTACCGAAAGAGGGCGTCAGATTCGTAAGGCTTTTGTTGCGCGCGATGAAAACTATACTTTAATCTCTGCCGATTACTCGCAGATAGAATTAAGAATTATTGCCGCTTTAAGTGGTGAAGAAAATATGATTGCCGCTTTTAAAAACGGAGAAGACATTCACAGAGCAACCGCAGCCAAAGTTTTTGATGTGCCTTTAGAGGAAGTTTCGCGCGAGCAAAGAAGTAATGCAAAAACAGTTAACTTTGGAATTATCTATGGGGTTTCTGCTTTCGGACTGAGCAATCAGACTTCGTTATCCCGCAGTGAAAGCGCCGCTTTGATTGAAGCTTACTACAAAACATACCCGAGACTGAAATCTTATATTTCTGAACAAATTGAATTTGCGCGTGAAAAAGGATATGTGCAGACCATTTTAGGCCGTCGCCGTTATTTAAAAGACATCAACTCGGCAAATGCGGTGGTTAGAAGTGCTGCTGAGCGAAATGCTGTAAATGCCCCAATTCAGGGAAGCGCTGCCGATGTGATCAAAATTGCCATGATCAACATTCATAAAAAATTGAAAGACGAAAACTGGAAATCTAAAATGCTGCTTCAGGTTCATGATGAGCTTGTATTCGATGTTCACAACGACGAACTCGAAAAAATCCAGCCTATGATCAAACACGAAATGGAAAATGCCTTTACTATGGCAGTTCCTTTGGAAGTTGAACTTGGAATGGGTAAAGACTGGCTCGCTGCACATTAA